The window TGCCCCTGCTTCCCATGTAGGAATCTTTTTTCCATAATTTATATAATCAATGCGATAACgattacaaaatttattttacttttctccATAATTTATACAACcaatgggataatgattacaaaatttatatttttaggttgaAAATGTTCAATTCCTTTCCCTTCAATTTCACTTGCAACCACCCGTAGGCCGCCCAGGGGATTTGAAAGCAAAGTacaatgaaatttaataattaaatatagaaTGATATTAGAGTTAGTGAATTATGCAggataataattacaaaagtttatttcttcttgcttgaaaatttcactttcttCCCTTCAATATCTATATAATCATGTGcgttaataattacaaaagtttatttTTACGTTAGAAATCCCCCCCTAGAAAGTTCTTGGAAgccaaggaaagaaaaaaaaaaaacataataagatatCACAATGAATGATTTATGTGTTTACACTCTAATTcaatattttttgatttttttttcttcttttcttggctttcaAACATAAATTTCagtgcaaccaaatggagcccaAGGTTTCAGATGCTAGATAAATCATGCTATGTTTCTGACGTAATCTAAACCTCTTCTTGTGGAAAGATTTGCATTTcttgtaaaatatatttcacttcCCAAGGTCATAAGACTCATAACTGCATTtttcttgcaaccaaacactaaaaataaattttcttgtGATATAGAAAAGGCTGGGTATGCTAGAGGTATATCGTACGCTATACCCTCTAGCACCCATGTGTCTTATctcgctctctctttctcccattgAGACATAAGAGAGTAATTTCAAAGGGGGTAAAAGAGAGACAGACAGATAGGGTGATTGTTTATTGTATACCAgtagcatacccatccctctcccatattttattttttgaaaagtattgcATCTTCCTTGCAACCCAACTCTTGGTATCCATCTAAAGACTTGAGGTACTTTCCTATAAAATCAGAAAGCAAGTATCTGCTTCCACCATTGCGTAGCACGCCAAAAGGGCTTGGATAGAAGTGtcagcttttctttttctaagggTACCCATCGCTGCCCGTGGATGGGTGGGGAATCTCCCACGCCATAACACTGGCAATGCGAAACaaggaataagaaaaggaaataataaaaaaaggaaagagtttTATGTCTGTGAGTATGGTTCGTggtcaatgagagtgcatgcCAAAGAATCAATAGGGGTGGAATTTCCAGCTTTCATGGGGGCAaagtgatcatttcacccatcttgtgtctaggcataggaacTATATATATTACTTATCATTTTATTATGGGCAAGATATCGTTGCCTGGAAGTATGACATGTGCGCCAGCGTGAGTACCAAAGAGAGCACGTTGCGCATTAATAAAAATGggattttttctatttcttaggAGGTGGGAGGTAATTTGGGTGCTCGTCTTTGGCACATGAGGAACACGACCACGACCATGGCAGTTCTTTTTCCCTGTTATTATAAGAGCAAGAAATCATTGCTTGGCCGTGTAGCCCATGAAGCAGGGCGCGGGGGGGGGTGGGAAAGATGAGAGAGCATGTAGGGTaatcaatatggatgagattttttatttcaaaagggACTGGGAGTAATTTCATATGTTCCAATGTCTGGGTGCAAAGGCACGAGACCAAACcaagttcttttttcttatgatttatagggaaaaagaaccccTTGAAAGGGAACTTGTCCGTTGTGCCCAAACACAGAAaggtgcaaaatgaccatcctgtCCCTTATGAAAAACGAAAATCTcaccctattgatgcttccatgCATGTCCCCATTGACCTTGCACTAACACAGGGACCACACTACCTTTcaggaaccctctcccttattaatattattaaaatagtaATACCTCTGGAGTGAAtgttagaccaatccttatcTCTCCACGGTATTCCTGGTCCTTGACCACATTGTATGGTGTTGGCGGGAGGCTTCCTTCCATGAACACTGGCTCCAAAGGAATACTGCGAAACAGaagaataaaaccaaaattTGAGTGAACTCTCTCAAGGCAGATTCAATCAACAAAATATAGAACTTTCGTTTTACTCGTTAAATTATTAGTGTCTAGTCTAAAGTTTGCTCTTTCTTTTCCCTGACCCAAATCGATTAGTTTTAGTCATCCAAGGCACGGGAAAGCATTACATGCGTCATTTCCGATCCTACATATGAACGATTTCCTCTACTTATATCAACCTGACGCCTCTCATGGACATACACTACATTTTGAGTATTTAAAATCATGGTGTATTCACAAAATCTTATATCATAATATGGGTAATGAAACCTTAGTGCAACGGTTAGATTGTTCCATTATGActaagtggtcacgggttcgagtctctgaAAACAGTCTCTCtacaaaagcaggggtaaggcctCGGCACATTACCTACAACCTTTGAGCAAGGAATTGGGGAAATTATGAACACAGGAGAGTATTTAATGATAGGGTGATATTGTTAGAAATAATGTAGAAAATATAAATGGCATGTATTTAATTAACATTTTTTAAACATGCAGGCTGTTACTCACGTTGCTTCTCCTACGAAATCATCCTCAGTACCACAATCACTGTCCATTATTTTAAGGTTCAGTTCTGAAACACCATCAGATACGGTAAACACAAAGCTCTCGTTCCAATCAGGTTCAGTTCCTTGACCTGCATCAACCATGCTTCACTGTCAGTAGTCAATACAGGGACGAAATTTTACTGCCACACTTGTAGCAgaaatgttcctgctacaagtgtagcagcaaaattttttcctcaATACAGAACCGAAGCTATTTGATTCGTTGAAGTTATCGACATAGTTGGACAGAACCGAAGCTGGAGGTGTATCATACCAGCTATCAGGCATACGCAGTTCATATACACACAGTAGAATGAAAAGTAGCTAGAAATTCACCTGATGCGACACTGCTCTTCTGCTCCTGAGTACGGCAAATGAGGACTACATAGGGGTCCATTTTAGCTGCTCGAAAACATTCAAAGCTCGTCAAACACGAATACACGATGTAGACGAGTACGAaattttgggggagggggggaaatACATTGTTCAAGGTTCTAAAGAAGATATAGCTTCACAAAAAAATGGCAACAGATCGAGTTCGATGCAGATAACGTTACTTAAAGCCAAAAAATGAAAGATTCAAAATTCCATAGATCGTACTGGTTTGTTAGTTAACAATGAATAGATCAGAAGCGAGACATCAAATGATATGCCGGCAAACGCATTCGATAAACTACATCATTTCCTTGGAAACTCGAATCGGCTGCAAGAGTTAACAAGAAACTAAAGAGAATGTTGGATTCAAAATCAATTACGAAAAACGCAAATCCAGTAAGAAGAGTCAGTCAATGAGGATAATCATCGCCACTACCATGACCTGTAGAGTTGAAAACATGAGATCATCTTGAAACAGAGAATTCAACTACTGCATGAAACAGAGTCTACATTTGACGAAAATTGAGATGACACAGGTGAAGATTCGACGAAATTGAGATTAAACAGGTGAAGATTTGACGAAATTAAGATGAAAGATGTGATAGTAAGATTTTACTGCATACTTTCTGCATGAAATTTTTTAACAGAAGGACAAGGAGAAGGAGCACAGATCTAAGTGAATCTTCcgagaaggagaaggagcaCAGATCTAAGAGAATCcggaagagaaaacaaatatgAGAAAGAGCTTCAGAGATTCGATGACATACCTAGAAACTCAGTGTTCTCGAGGCCTTTCGCTCCGACGAGAAGAACTTCAAGCTTTCCCTGAGGCATCTCTATAGGCAGCGTTGGAACTTGAAAACAcaggagagggagaaaagagaggggAAAGGGATCGATTCGAGAGAGAAATTCCAATCGACACTTTCCGCTTCTCTCTACGATGGATCTCTTTCTTGCAATTGGAAAATAGTGAAATGCTGGCTAATATAGACCACTAGGGAGGTCCAAAATCTGAACAGCCGAACATGTTTCCTGCTACACTCGGAACGGCCTCGGCTTTCCATTTTTGTCCAAGTCAATTATTCCACTAGTAAGGTCAACCTAATGGGCTAGCTAAGGTGTAGTTtaggattcagatcttctacggcctgGGCTATAGCAGCCATCTTTCGGTCCTGTAACATGAGTGTGACACCTGTAAAGTGTGAGATCCAACGGTCTAGCTTTAAAACTTCTAAAAACTTTGAGTTAACGGTTTAAGTATATAGCAAACCAAGATAGACCGGTCTGAGTTTACCAAGTCGGACCGGtctacaactaaaacaaaagaaacgacTTTCTCTGCTTCCTCCCATCGTCCCATTTTCAGATCTCAAAATCCTACATTGCATTTTCCTgagctttctcttctcctcgTTCGAACCCACCcccatcgtcttcctcctctggTTCCTTTGTGACGAAATCTGCCACTCTTCCTCCAtgattcctcttcttctttctcaaacCCACGACcgctcttttccccttcttcccaGCGAACCCAAACCGAGgagctcttcttcctcctctgaaaCCAGATCATCTTCCTAGGAAGTAGCTCTTATTACTCCTCTGAAAAATCTTGAGGTCGAAATCTGCCTCTCTTCCTCCACTAGAAATAGCCTGCATTCTCtttgttatctctctctctcacaaaccTCTGAATCCTTTCAAACCCACCCcgatcatcttcctcctcttacCTCCTCTGGTTTGGCGAACCTCGAAGGTGGGAACAGAGATACAGATCTGGATCTGGAAAGATTTGGAAGCTCCAAACTGTGAGAAGAATTGTCCAATAACAAGAACCCAATCAatgtaagtctctctctctctctcacacacacacacacacacaaactcgACCTGGGTTTATCGCCCATCACATGAACTCTTAAATCAATTGCTGTGGGATCTGAATCTCTGttatctctctcgctctctctgtttgtgtgtgtgtagaTGCAAGGGTTTTGCCACATATTtcggttctctctctctctgtgtttgtgtgtgtgtttttttttttttttgggtgcatatTCTGGTTATCTCTCTCTGTGTTAAGAATAGTTTCTTGTTGACAACTTGTGAGGTATTCCCAATTTGAAATTTAAGTTCTATCAAACCCTACAATTGATTTTTTATTGTGATAAGTGAACCAACAGAGGCATTGCAAATTCGTAGcttcccctccctccccaacCCCCTTTCTTCTTTGAAATCCTATGAACATATTTATTACTCTTCTTAAACGTTGTAATGTCCATTATATTTTAAAGAATGATGTAGGTAGCTCATATTTTATCTCTGGATCCTTGAAACACTTGCTATGTGTATATGTAGGTTTGTAGCTCATAGTTTTCTATTCTCGAAATAATGCTGGTACATTGGGATTGGCTTAGttgatatctctctctctctctctctctctctctctctctctctaaatatGGAGTAGTTCTATTTGACTGTGAATCTAAACCTATCAATGTTGGCAACGCATTGGTGTTCTAGTTTATTTCTGAATTTTGTTATCTAGTCCACCATACTCTGTTCTATTCCAGTTTCTATATTCTGGATATGTTTACCTTGACTTCAAATGTTTTTATGAGTCTTATTTATCTGTACCCCTCCTTATGTTGAATATTTTCAAATGCCATCAAATCTAGAATCCTTAACTACTGTGATTTCTTGAAAACTTCAGTTTGGTCTCTGATTTCAAGTGTTAATTTCATATTGTTATTCCCCTACTACTGCTGAATTTTTCTTACTGTTTTATCCTTCATTAGTTTTTGTTTCATATTACTTAACCCTATCAACTAATTCTGCAACATTGTATTTTAGAACAAGATTCCTAGTTTCAACTGAATTCTGTCATATTACAGAATCTACCCATCTAATAGTTTGCTTTAGTCATACATATTTGAGCTTAAAACCAATATTGGTCAAACAATGATGCTTCTTTTGTTCTCCATCCCTTATTCTCAGCTCAATAAAGCTTAAAATCCATGTTTACGTAAATAgatgagtctttagctcaaacagaagagcacctgggtttgttcctAGGCGATGATGGTTCGAGTCCATCAAGATTCATACAAACATTTTTCCTCTCTACCTTCTTATCTAGACTTTGTTATTAACAAAACACTTTTATATATGCTTGAAATTTCTGGTTTAGATAACTGAAGAGTTGCAGTGAGCAAAATTAAATGAAGCTAGATTATCCTATTAATGATCTTAATTGGTAACAAGAGAAGCCTAGGATTTCGCTGGCTGCTGAGAAATTGATTGAGAAGTCATGTTGTAGAGATGTTTCTTGGACTATGGCACTGTTCCCCTTCTTCCTAGCGAACCCAAACTGAGGAACATTCTTATTTCAATCCTGTTCATGAGGTACACACTAAATAGAACACAACCTTATTAccccaaatgcaaaaaaaataaatatagagCCTCACAAAGAATGAAAGGATGCCCTTACAGTTAAAACTTTGAAACACAAGTGtggatggtattattgagggaAGAATGATTCAAATTGACCTAGTGGGTTCTGTTGAAGTTCCAAATAAAAACAGTAGTTAACTATGAGGGGCTGGTGTTCTAATGAGGTGAGTGAGATGATTTGCCGGCCCAACCAATCAAGTTTTAAGGTAGTGAGGTGAGAGATGATTTACCAGGAAAACGAAGCTCATGAGGGGCTGCTATCCTAATTTCTTTGGCACCACTCTTACAGCTACATGCAATATCCTTGgcccttttttaaaaaatatttttcttaataggTTTCTATGGCGAGAGAGTTGATAGTATCTTGAATGCCCCCTTTCATTATTTAAagtgttttaagttatattaaACATTATTTAACATTGTAAGCTCCATTATAGGGCAAGATTAAAGAATTCTATGACTACATATTGATTTAGGTTTGGAGCTTTTGTTAAATGATGTGTGTGGGAGTTTGAAGATTATCTTCTCCCCctctttttggtctttttaaataaaccaaaaaggattttttgttttttctagtTTTATGTTCATAGTTTGACTATGATCTTTTGCCAACCAATTGCACCAGCATATTGTAAAAGCCTTCCCACCAGTCTCAGAGCACCATAGCACCATCTATATTCTCATCTTCTCATTCTTGAAGAACCCAGATCATATACAAGGGAACAGTTCATCACCAGTCGCCACTCAAAACACACCAAGCGATTCCTCCAAATACCAGCAGTAAACTTGCATCGGGCAAGGTTTCTACTGATTCCTCGGTCTCCTCACATATCATACAAACACTTGAAGATTCCAACACCTACATACTAAGTGATCAATTGTCAAAATTTTGTCAATAGCTGCTACAAACCCCTGCCCCACCCCACCTTGCAAGGGCGGAAAAGCAAAAAAGACATAGGACAGAGATTACCATCCATAGTTCAAATGGGTTTCACCAAGAGGCCTCACATCTCCAGGCCATTAGCCAATTCCAGCAAATGACACTGTTATCATCATCTCATGCTATAAAAACTATGTAGCTCGTACAACCTaaaagtaatttttatttactGGTTTCATTGTTCCAGAATTCTACTGGTTTATACTCCCAACCATACGCACAATTGAAAATGATAAGCTGTTTAGTCCAAGACTCCTTAACACCATATTCCATCATCTCCAACCATACACATAAATAGTACTTCCTAGTTCATGCTCAAAGAACGAAGGACAGAAAGAAAACATCAAACTCGACTCACACCAAAAACCAATCTAAAAGATGCACTGTTATTTCCAGTGGAGGAAGAGGGACAGATTTCGACCTCAAGATTTttcagatgaagaagaagagctacTTCCTAGGAAGATGATCTGGtttcagaggaggaagaagggctCCTCGGTTTGGGTTCGCTTggaggaaggggaaaaaagcaGTCGTGCATttgacaaagaagaagaggaatcgTGGAGGAAGAGAAGCAGGTTTCGTCACAAAAGAGCTAGAGGAGGAAGACGACAGAGGTGGGTTTGAacgaggaggaagaagagaaagcttAGGAAAAAGCAATCTAGGATTTTGAGACCTGAAAATGGGAtgatgggaggaagaagagaaagtcgtttcttttgttttagttgtagaCCGGTCCAGCTTGG is drawn from Telopea speciosissima isolate NSW1024214 ecotype Mountain lineage chromosome 1, Tspe_v1, whole genome shotgun sequence and contains these coding sequences:
- the LOC122640368 gene encoding elicitor-responsive protein 3-like isoform X2, translated to MPQGKLEVLLVGAKGLENTEFLAKMDPYVVLICRTQEQKSSVASGQGTEPDWNESFVFTVSDGVSELNLKIMDSDCGTEDDFVGEATIPLEPVFMEGSLPPTPYNVVKDQEYRGEIRIGLTFTPEGDQSSTQQEESYGGWNASSY
- the LOC122640368 gene encoding elicitor-responsive protein 3-like isoform X1, coding for MPQGKLEVLLVGAKGLENTEFLAKMDPYVVLICRTQEQKSSVASGQGTEPDWNESFVFTVSDGVSELNLKIMDSDCGTEDDFVGEATIPLEPVFMEGSLPPTPYNVVKDQEYRGEIRIGLTFTPEDIRDQSSTQQEESYGGWNASSY